DNA sequence from the Malus sylvestris chromosome 10, drMalSylv7.2, whole genome shotgun sequence genome:
TTCAAATCACGCCAAGACAATGAATTCACTGTATAAAAGAAAATATGCTATGTGAACTTTACCGTCTTCGCAGCATTTCTTCCTTTTAGTGTCTTCATTGCTGCTTCTGCAAAAGCTTGTGCTGCTTCTGCATCAGCTTCAGCAGCCTCAGCTTCCCTAGCTGCATCTTCAGCTTCAGCAATGGCAGCTTCCGCCTCTTTCACTGCTTGAGCAGCAGCTAAAGTAGCTTCCCTGGGGGTCATAGTCCTCATCTTCGCAAGCTCCCAATCAATTTGGGCTTTCATCATGATGGTAGCCTCATCATTGCCAAATTTTGGAGACACCATATATCTTCCCTCAAAAGGAGACACCATCGGTCTTCCCTCAAAAGGAGATGCCATACGTCTTCCCTCAAAAGGAGATGCCATACGTCTTCCCTCAAAAGCAGAGGCAACCTGTCTTCCCTCAAAAGGATACGTCGaggtatttcttcttttttcagaTAACGCTGGGGTAGGTGCAATCCTGTATCTGCGTTTTACCtgtcaaaataaaaacacaaactagtaAGATCAAACTCTAATCAACTCTAACCATATTCAATTCCAGGGTTAACAACCCTTGAGGAATATCATAGCATAAACTAatgtcctttcttttttttaaaaagaaaatcccAATCGAAGCACATGAACAAGTCGGAACTGTAGACCAAGTAAATTATATATCCAAGTACCAGCAAGCATTAATATCATAATATCCTCAATATTTATCCATCTAGCAAGAATCAATATTAGATACAATGACATTTTTTTAACACTCCATTCAAAATTTCCATCCAACTTACACCGGTATcaatattttcttgatttcatCAACATTTCCATACTTTTacatatggcatgacatttccATTTTTTGTCCAATGATAAAAAAACCAATGTGATTAAAGATTCTCAAGCCAAGCCAAACTCTCTTAAAGCTGTgattcataaataatgtctcaACACTTCCATTTACTCATGTAAAAGTTGGTTTAGTATAGTATGGTATCAAATAAGACATAGGCGGCACACATACGATGATTTCAATAAACTTTTAATATGTGAGTAAATTAGAATTTACAACAATTCAATCACCCATATCTTCACTGCATTCAAAGTTTGGGGAACAATAAGCTGTCAAAAGAAAGTGGCTTTGTTTGTTTATCTACCAAATCTAAGAAAAACTAAGGTAAACTTCTCAGTCAATCATTGTACTACCATGGAAAAATCAAAACCCAACTCTGAGTTGTTAACATGCAAACATGGACCACGAAAGAAACAAgtaataaacataaaaataaactgTTCATATCAGAACCCGACATATTAAGCCCCGCTAAACTTATATCATGGGACAACTACAGAAACACTAAGATCGGACCGAAATGCTTATCTTGAAGCcctaaacactaaaataaagggggaaaATCGGAGTAAGTTCTTTTCAATTCAAGATGTCCAGATACTGATTtattcaaataaagaagaagtTCGGGAGATTTATGGAAAATACAACATGtaataccaatttttttttaatttagagaGCATACAAGAAGCATAGACCTACACTCGTACAAATGGAGTGTTTAGCAGTCTGACCAGATTGGCAGAACCAAGGGAAAAGGCACTACATGGGCCATAGAAAAGTGCAATTTATCGTGTAATCAATCAGATCTCGAAtgattaaaaatagagaaaatctAGGATGAAAAAACCTGTAACACTGTTTAAATAGTTGATCTTCTAAACCTCATTAATTAATTCCGGAAATTACCATGTAAGGGAATTTCAAACAGAACAAGCATGAAGTTGCCAATCGCCTATGAAAATTTGTTCCTTTCATGTATAGAGTAAATTGACATAGTTATTGAAATTATTATTGTCATGTGGCACATGTAGCTCCAGTTGTAATTAACATATGCTCCCACACCCAAATCGACAGTTTGATCTCCCTACCCCTTTTTGGCCCCATTCTTATCAACCAGAACTTTCTAGTATGCGGCATATGCCCAAATGATCCCTTTTTTTTGGAGTACACATTCCAATATGATGACAAATCTCGGAAAACCTAACCTTTTTATACATGTGTACAACGTTTGATTACTTGCTGTACAACAATCAAAAACCACATTGCATGCAACAATTCTGACCGTTTAAGTCCAACTTACTTGTAAGTGTATAAAAATGACAACTCCACGCACATTAAGTAGTCATTAATTGTTTGTTCCACAAAAACCACATAATCTAACaccaataaaaaacaaaaccataaaaGCTATACATATAGGACAACATTTGGAGATTATTAGACCACGATATATTTACCTTAATCAGTTTACGGCTTGCTGTCAAGAATTTTAGTTTCTCAGATAATAGCCTCTTGAAATCTTGAGGAGGCCAATATTCgtcctacaaaataaaatatcttaagGTGAGCTCGTTACACAAAATAATAGCAAGAAATAATGCTAGTGTATAACATAACTCAACAGCATAAAAAGACAAATAGATGCAACCTATGTACTGACAGTAATTACATAGCATAATTATTGTTAAATTATTGTAGATCTTATTCAGCAGTATGAAAAAATTGAACTATAACCTATCTAAAGTATCAGATTTCATGTACCATATAATCGGCGTAACCTTGGGAGGATATACAAGTGTGTATCAGTGAACCCAGAGTAGATATCATAACCACTCTTCTTGACAAGGCTAGGCTATCATACGTGGGGTTTACTTTACAAATTATGTTAGGCTAGGAGATGAAACTGGACATTCAAAGTTAACGAGACTTGCACAAGTGCTCATTTCTCTTGGAAAAGTGTATGGACTAAACACTGGTCCAACCactctttaaactttttttcctttttaatttcttaaagtttaatgaatttgaaaccCAAGAAAGCAATTCATGACAATGTCATTAACAATGTTGTAGAGGCCTATCAGTGAATATCAATGTCCACTTGTCTTGAACCATATACTGAAGGCTATTTTATTACCAAATATTGTCAATCTCCAAGCCTATTAATCAGTGGATCTTTGGATTAAATTACATTCACACTTCACTACCTTGTGCGTGAAATcttgaaaggaaaaaaagagacAAAATATCCTCAAGGAATCCAAACAAAGAGTAATAGAGAAAGCAAAgagtaatataaaatttaaagctAAATATCCGCAACCATAAAACTGATGTGTGCAATCAAGGATGTCTGTATATTACACAGAGCCTCCCTGCAAGGGACAATGATGTGAGGGTTCAACGTGCACCATCAGCTAaatatatacaacaacaacaacaaagccttttcccactaagtggggatCAGCTTAATatatattccttttttttttgtggctaGCAATTGTTCTTTATTCCCAACCCTGATGCTTTCTAGAACAGCAGTGAGAAGGCCCATATAACCGAAATGCAATAAACTCCTTTAAAATATTCGCTATGAAAATATCAGCTGAGTGAGCACACTTAACTACATCACTAGCTTGTGATATTTGTCAACTTCATAAAACATGTAGGAAACAGTTTGATATAATCAACCAATTTATGACCAGATACTCATGAAGTGGGATGTGCCATAGAAAATTGCAAATAACACATAATTTTTGTCAAACATAGAGGCTACCTCTATATATGCAGCAATAGTCGTTTTATTAGATCCACCAGGCTCCTTCAACCTTGTTATAGCTTCCATGATAAGATTGTCCAGCCTACAAGcattaacaacaacaaagtatCGAAGTTACAGcagagtttaaaattttgaagtatgacaagaaaaaaaaactgaataatAGCTGGTAGCCTGATTTAAAACAAATAATAACTAACTTATAGTCAATAATTGTAAATGATAAAATAGCAGCAACACCTACGATAATTGCAAATAACAAAGACACCAAAAAAAATTCTCTTTAACATCATGATTATTTCAGTGCTGGACAAAAGGAATGAAACATTTGTCAGTATGCCCCAATCTAATGTTATTGCTTAACTATAGAGATTATCTAATCAACTTGGGAAAAGAAGATATGAATTCAAATAGATGACCGGTGTCCCTTTGCTTTTGTGCCCCTAACAAATTATATATGTCCATTACTATTGTTCAAACAACCAGTTCTCTATTGTTTTATAATATGTAATTGTTTGCCCAAGTTAAGGGGTCACCATGTACTTGCAACTGTAAAGATCAGTCCAGTTCACAAGGAAAGAGAAAAACCAGGTAAGTGTCTACAAATTATGGAATAAGAGCAAGTATCTATCTAGTGAAATCGGACTGCTAAACAGGAGGCCATAATATACCTACTTCAACACACAAAATGCTCATGTATGTGTAAATGACAGTGATTTAACTCTATGGAAGATTTTAGACACCCCATTTGATTTTGTATATCTTCTCAATTTAATCTGAACCCTAACACCTTTAAAAATGAAGTACCTAATTGGACGATTGATTGATCCAACCTGCCTTCAGCCTATCACAATCCACTGTAAactacaaataaacaaataagccATGCAACAAAGATTACTGGTCCCCAACATTTAGCATGTCAAATTATGAAAAATTTAGACAGAGAACTCAACTAGTGAACTTCTGAATCTTAATAAGTGTCACACACAAAATGAAGACACTAATATTGCACAACTAACCAATCTGAACCCTTCGAGATGTCGTGAATAACATTAACAAACAAATCAACCTGCTGAATTGCACAAGAGTTATTGGTCCTCAAAAACTGAATAGAATATATCAGATGGGCAGTATTTAAATACGAGATTTGGCAATGACTTTTAAAAAACAAGAATTCGAAAAAGCCAAGAAATCTGTCTAACCTCACAATAGATTTTCTTGGACCAGAAATCTGCTGGGTCTCACTAGAAACTGAAATAGGCTTAGCATCCATCATTTCATCATCACTTTGAACAGTAGTACTGAGAGGAATAGAGTTTTCATCATGTTTAGAAATCAGATGCTTTCTTCTAAGTGCTGTCTTGGCTTTCTCTCGAGAGCCCCATCCATTTGCCATGACACTCATATTTCTCCACTTATCCTACCCATGacgatacaaaataaaataaaatactccATACGAACACAGACCAGCAAATAGTTTCAAAAATCTATTGAAGAATTGATAAAAGCATCGGTACACTTCATGTCCAACAAAA
Encoded proteins:
- the LOC126587345 gene encoding telomere repeat-binding factor 1-like; this encodes MGAPKQKWTAEEESALKAGVIKHGAGKWRTILKDPEFSGVLYTRSNVDLKDKWRNMSVMANGWGSREKAKTALRRKHLISKHDENSIPLSTTVQSDDEMMDAKPISVSSETQQISGPRKSIVRLDNLIMEAITRLKEPGGSNKTTIAAYIEDEYWPPQDFKRLLSEKLKFLTASRKLIKVKRRYRIAPTPALSEKRRNTSTYPFEGRQVASAFEGRRMASPFEGRRMASPFEGRPMVSPFEGRYMVSPKFGNDEATIMMKAQIDWELAKMRTMTPREATLAAAQAVKEAEAAIAEAEDAAREAEAAEADAEAAQAFAEAAMKTLKGRNAAKTMNRP